A region of the Myxococcales bacterium genome:
TTCTTCACCTACATCAAGAGCGCATTGCTCGCTGGCTTCATCCTCTCGTTGCCGATGTTCTTCTGGCACGCGTGGGCCTTTGTGTCTCCGGGCCTCTACGAAGGAGAGCGGCGCTTCGTGGTTCCCTTCGTGTGCGCCTCGACGTTGTTGTTCTCCGGCGGATCGATTTTTGGCTACACGATCGTGTTCCCGATCATCTTCGATTTCTTCGGCAGTTTCAGCAGCGAGTTCGTAGTCTCGGCCTGGACCATGCGCGAGGTCTTCTCCCTTACCACGCGACTCTTCCTCGCCTTTGGAGTCGCGTTCGAACTGCCTCTGTTGGTATTCTTTCTCGCGATGGCGGGCATCGTGACCGCGAAGCAATTGCTTGCCTTCACCCCGTACGCGGTGTTGTGCGTGTTCATCACGGCGGCGATCCTCACACCGCCCGACGTCGTGAGCCAACTCTTTCTCGCCATACCCATGATCGCCTTGTATCTGCTCGGCGTGGCTGCAGCATTCCTGATCCAGAAAAGGAATCCCGATGACTGAACTGATACGAAGCGAACGCAGGGATGCCGTTGCGCTCTTGACCCTGAACCGCCCCGATACCCTGAACGCATTGGATCGGGAAATCTTGTTGGCCCTGGAAGCCGTGGTGGGCGAAGTCGCGCGCGATTCTTCCGTGAGGGCATTGGTTTTGACGGGCGAGGGCCGGGCCTTCGCCGCGGGGGCCGATATCGAAGCCATGAGCCACATGAGTCCCCGTGAAGCCGAAGAGTTCAGCCGCCTGGGGCATCGGGTATTCGCGTCGCTGGAACAACTCGCAGTGCCCACGATCGCCGCCGTAAATGGGTTTGCGTTGGGTGGCGGATGTGAGCTCGCGATGTCGTGCGACTGGATCTATGCCTCGACCAAGGCGCGCTTTGGTCAGCCCGAAGTCAAGCTCGGGCTGATTCCCGGCTTTGGCGGAACCAGTCGTCTGGTCCGCCGAGTGGGCGTTGCCTGGGCGAAGGAACTCGTGTG
Encoded here:
- the tatC gene encoding twin-arginine translocase subunit TatC, coding for MTDPELPITDHLAELRTRIAWVVASWLFCAGLSYAWAEEIFAFLLAPAIAALGSGASLQSIAPTEIFFTYIKSALLAGFILSLPMFFWHAWAFVSPGLYEGERRFVVPFVCASTLLFSGGSIFGYTIVFPIIFDFFGSFSSEFVVSAWTMREVFSLTTRLFLAFGVAFELPLLVFFLAMAGIVTAKQLLAFTPYAVLCVFITAAILTPPDVVSQLFLAIPMIALYLLGVAAAFLIQKRNPDD
- a CDS encoding enoyl-CoA hydratase/isomerase family protein — encoded protein: MTELIRSERRDAVALLTLNRPDTLNALDREILLALEAVVGEVARDSSVRALVLTGEGRAFAAGADIEAMSHMSPREAEEFSRLGHRVFASLEQLAVPTIAAVNGFALGGGCELAMSCDWIYASTKARFGQPEVKLGLIPGFGGTSRLVRRVGVAWAKELVCSGANIRADEAARIGLANRVFEPEELMAKSLETAQAVAEAGPEAVQLAKRVIHQGQDADVRTAHALEQNAFGLVFSSEEHTEGIGAFLEKREPKFTG